The following proteins come from a genomic window of Nicotiana tomentosiformis chromosome 12, ASM39032v3, whole genome shotgun sequence:
- the LOC138903185 gene encoding uncharacterized protein — MAPKLEDPGAFTIPCTIGSAEFSKALCGLGASINLMTYSVVNTLGIGKPRPTSMRLQMADRTMKRPLRVIEDVLVRIDKFILPPDFVILNCEVDYEVLIILGRPFLATGKALVDMEAIELTFRVGDENVVFHVCKYMR; from the coding sequence atggctcctaagttggaagatcccggtgctttcacaatcccttgtaccattggaagtgccgagttttcCAAAGCTCTTTGTggtcttggggcgagtatcaatttgatgacCTATTCGGTTGTCAATacattgggaattgggaaaccaagacccacatctatgagattacaaatggccgatcgtacaatgaagagaccattgcgggtgattgaagatgtattagtTCGAattgacaagttcattctcccgccagattttgttattcttaattgtgaagtggactatgaggtgttgattattcttggaagacctttccttgctacagggaaggctcttgttgatatgGAAGCCATAGAACttactttccgggtgggtgatgaaaatgtggtattccacgtgtgcaaatatATGAGGTAA